A window from Vulpes vulpes isolate BD-2025 chromosome 9, VulVul3, whole genome shotgun sequence encodes these proteins:
- the LOC112908663 gene encoding IQ domain-containing protein F1-like — protein sequence MMSEKDQPENIGELPGDEPQQEEEPTNLASEPLASENKVEPSTSDPEVIKIQAWWRGTLVRRTLLHAVIRVMVIQRWWKQILTKLMERRRRAALETFTRKEWAAVKLQSWVRMWRIHRRYCRLLNAARIIQAYWRCHSCASRGFIKGHYRVTANQLHLELEILMGSGPCIVSECIPLPIKQ from the exons GAGAAGGACCAGCCTGAAAATATTGGTGAACTCCCTGGAGATGAGCCTCAGCAGGAAGAGGAACCAACCAATTTAGCCTCAGAACCACTGGCCTCAGAGAATAAGGTGGAG CCCTCTACCAGTGATCCGGAAGTCATAAAGATCCAGGCCTGGTGGCGGGGTACCCTGGTGCGCCGGACACTGCTGCATGCAGTAATCAGAGTGATGGTCATTCAGCGCTGGTGGAAGCAAATCCTGACAAAGCTGATGGAGAGGAGGCGGCGTGCAGCATTGGAAACCTTTACACGGAAGGAGTGGGCAGCAGTCAAGCTGCAGTCCTGGGTCCGCATGTGGCGCATTCATAGGCGCTATTGCCGTTTGCTCAATGCTGCCCGCATTATCCAGGCTTACTGGAGGTGCCACTCTTGTGCTTCCCGGGGTTTCATCAAGGGACACTACAGAGTCACTGCCAACCAGCTGCATCTCGAGCTAGAGATCTTGATGGGCTCAGGGCCTTGCATTGTGTCAGAGTGTATTCCCCTCCCAATAAAGCAGTGA